One window of the Saccopteryx bilineata isolate mSacBil1 chromosome 2, mSacBil1_pri_phased_curated, whole genome shotgun sequence genome contains the following:
- the GET1 gene encoding guided entry of tail-anchored proteins factor 1 isoform X3, translating into MSRVLQKDAEQESQMRTEIQDMKQELSTVNMMDEFARYARLERKINKMTDKLKTHVKARTAQLAKIKWVISVAFYILQAALMVSLIWKYYSVPVAVVPSKWITPLDRLVAFPTRVAGDIVRTPTTASTVSVTTQRAFWPQGTRSQPERR; encoded by the exons ATGTCCAGGGTGCTGCAGAAGGATGCAGAGCAGGAGTCTCAGATGAGAACAGAGATCCAGGACATGAAACAAGAGCTCTCCACTGTCAACATGATGGACGAGTTCGCCAGATACGCCAGGCTGGAAAGAAAGATCAACAAGATGACAGACAAACTCAAAACTCATG tgaaagcaCGGACAGCTCAGTTGGCCAAGATAAAATGGGTTATAAGTGTTGCTTTCTACATATTGCAA GCCGCCCTGATGGTCTCCCTCATCTGGAAGTATTATTCTGTTCCTGTGGCTGTGGTGCCAAGTAAATGGATAACCCCACTAGACCGCCTGGTAGCCTTTCCCACTAGAGTAGCAG GTGACATCGTGAGGACTCCGACAACAGCTTCCACTGTGTCAGTAACCACACAGCGTGCATTCTGGCCACAAGGGACAAGAAGCCAACCTGAGAGGAGATAG
- the GET1 gene encoding guided entry of tail-anchored proteins factor 1 isoform X1, which yields MSTAEADRWAWLLVLSFVFGCNVLRILLPTFSSLMSRVLQKDAEQESQMRTEIQDMKQELSTVNMMDEFARYARLERKINKMTDKLKTHVKARTAQLAKIKWVISVAFYILQAALMVSLIWKYYSVPVAVVPSKWITPLDRLVAFPTRVAGDIVRTPTTASTVSVTTQRAFWPQGTRSQPERR from the exons ATGAGCACCGCGGAGGCCGACCGCTGGGCGTGGCTGCTGGTACTCAGCTTTGTATTTGGGTGCAATGTGCTCAGGATCCTCCTCCCGACCTTCTCCTCCTTG ATGTCCAGGGTGCTGCAGAAGGATGCAGAGCAGGAGTCTCAGATGAGAACAGAGATCCAGGACATGAAACAAGAGCTCTCCACTGTCAACATGATGGACGAGTTCGCCAGATACGCCAGGCTGGAAAGAAAGATCAACAAGATGACAGACAAACTCAAAACTCATG tgaaagcaCGGACAGCTCAGTTGGCCAAGATAAAATGGGTTATAAGTGTTGCTTTCTACATATTGCAA GCCGCCCTGATGGTCTCCCTCATCTGGAAGTATTATTCTGTTCCTGTGGCTGTGGTGCCAAGTAAATGGATAACCCCACTAGACCGCCTGGTAGCCTTTCCCACTAGAGTAGCAG GTGACATCGTGAGGACTCCGACAACAGCTTCCACTGTGTCAGTAACCACACAGCGTGCATTCTGGCCACAAGGGACAAGAAGCCAACCTGAGAGGAGATAG
- the GET1 gene encoding guided entry of tail-anchored proteins factor 1 isoform X2 → MSTAEADRWAWLLVLSFVFGCNVLRILLPTFSSLMSRVLQKDAEQESQMRTEIQDMKQELSTVNMMDEFARYARLERKINKMTDKLKTHVKARTAQLAKIKWVISVAFYILQAALMVSLIWKYYSVPVAVVPSKWITPLDRLVAFPTRVAGGVGITCWILVCNKVVAIVLHPFS, encoded by the exons ATGAGCACCGCGGAGGCCGACCGCTGGGCGTGGCTGCTGGTACTCAGCTTTGTATTTGGGTGCAATGTGCTCAGGATCCTCCTCCCGACCTTCTCCTCCTTG ATGTCCAGGGTGCTGCAGAAGGATGCAGAGCAGGAGTCTCAGATGAGAACAGAGATCCAGGACATGAAACAAGAGCTCTCCACTGTCAACATGATGGACGAGTTCGCCAGATACGCCAGGCTGGAAAGAAAGATCAACAAGATGACAGACAAACTCAAAACTCATG tgaaagcaCGGACAGCTCAGTTGGCCAAGATAAAATGGGTTATAAGTGTTGCTTTCTACATATTGCAA GCCGCCCTGATGGTCTCCCTCATCTGGAAGTATTATTCTGTTCCTGTGGCTGTGGTGCCAAGTAAATGGATAACCCCACTAGACCGCCTGGTAGCCTTTCCCACTAGAGTAGCAG gtgGTGTTGGAATTACCTGTTGGATTTTAGTCTGTAACAAAGTTGTGGCTATTGTGCTTCACCCTTTCAGCTGA